The Streptococcus sp. S5 genome contains a region encoding:
- the ptsP gene encoding phosphoenolpyruvate--protein phosphotransferase yields MTKMLKGIAASDGVAVAKAYLLIQPDLSFETVSVEDTSAEEARLDAALEASQNELSLIRENAVASLGEEAAQVFDAHMMVLADPEMIGQIKETIRTKKINAEAGLKEVTDMFIAIFEGMEDNPYMQERAADIRDVTKRVLANLLGKKLPNPASINEEAIVVAHDLTPSDTAQLNKKYVKAFVTNIGGRTSHSAIMARTLEIAAVLGTNNITELVKDGDVLAVSGITGEVVINPTEEQIAEFKAAGEAYAKQKAEWALLKDAKTVTADGKHFELAANIGTPKDVEGVNDNGAEAVGLYRTEFLYMDSQDFPTEDDQYEAYKAVLEGMNGKPVVVRTMDIGGDKELPYFDLPKEMNPFLGFRALRISISETGNQMFRTQLRALLRASVHGKLRIMFPMVALLTEFRTAKGILEEEKAKLLAEGVAVADDIEVGIMIEIPAAAMLADQFAKEVDFFSIGTNDLIQYTMAADRMNEQVSYLYQPYNPSILRLINNVIKAAHAEGKWAGMCGEMAGDQTAVPLLVGMGLDEFSMSATSVLRTRSLMKKLDTAKMQEYANRALTECSTMEEVLELSKEYVNVD; encoded by the coding sequence ATGACAAAAATGCTAAAAGGAATTGCAGCATCTGACGGTGTTGCCGTTGCTAAGGCATATTTGCTCATTCAACCAGACTTATCATTTGAGACTGTTTCAGTCGAAGATACAAGTGCAGAAGAAGCTCGTTTGGATGCAGCTCTTGAAGCTTCACAAAACGAGCTTTCTCTTATTCGGGAGAATGCAGTAGCAAGCCTTGGTGAAGAAGCAGCGCAAGTTTTTGATGCGCATATGATGGTTCTTGCTGACCCTGAAATGATTGGTCAGATCAAAGAAACAATTCGTACGAAAAAAATCAATGCAGAAGCTGGCTTGAAAGAAGTCACTGACATGTTCATTGCGATCTTTGAAGGAATGGAAGACAATCCTTACATGCAAGAACGTGCAGCAGATATTCGTGACGTTACCAAACGTGTCCTTGCCAACTTGCTTGGTAAGAAATTGCCAAACCCTGCTTCTATCAATGAAGAAGCAATCGTGGTGGCGCATGACTTGACTCCATCTGATACAGCACAGTTGAACAAAAAGTATGTAAAAGCTTTTGTTACGAATATCGGTGGACGTACAAGTCACTCAGCTATCATGGCTCGTACACTTGAAATCGCAGCTGTTCTTGGTACAAATAACATCACAGAACTTGTCAAAGATGGCGATGTTTTGGCTGTTTCAGGGATCACTGGTGAAGTAGTGATCAACCCTACTGAAGAACAGATTGCAGAGTTCAAAGCAGCTGGTGAAGCTTATGCTAAACAAAAAGCTGAATGGGCTCTCCTTAAAGATGCGAAAACAGTGACTGCTGATGGAAAGCACTTCGAGTTGGCTGCCAACATCGGTACACCTAAAGACGTTGAAGGTGTAAACGATAATGGTGCAGAAGCTGTTGGTCTTTACCGTACAGAATTCTTGTACATGGATTCTCAAGACTTCCCTACTGAAGATGACCAATACGAAGCCTACAAAGCTGTTCTTGAAGGTATGAATGGTAAACCTGTGGTTGTTCGTACAATGGATATTGGTGGGGATAAAGAACTTCCTTACTTCGACCTTCCTAAAGAAATGAACCCATTCTTAGGCTTCCGTGCTTTGCGTATTTCTATCTCTGAAACTGGTAATCAAATGTTCCGTACACAATTGCGTGCTTTGCTTCGTGCATCTGTTCACGGTAAATTGCGGATCATGTTCCCAATGGTTGCTTTGTTGACTGAGTTCCGTACAGCTAAAGGTATTCTTGAAGAAGAAAAGGCTAAATTGCTTGCGGAAGGTGTTGCTGTTGCAGACGACATCGAAGTAGGGATCATGATTGAAATTCCTGCAGCAGCTATGCTTGCGGACCAATTTGCTAAAGAAGTTGATTTCTTCTCAATCGGTACAAATGACTTGATCCAATACACAATGGCTGCTGACCGTATGAACGAACAAGTTTCATACCTTTACCAACCATATAACCCATCAATCCTTCGTTTGATCAACAACGTGATCAAAGCAGCTCACGCTGAAGGCAAATGGGCAGGTATGTGTGGTGAAATGGCCGGTGACCAAACTGCTGTTCCACTTCTTGTCGGAATGGGCTTGGATGAGTTCTCTATGTCAGCGACATCTGTCCTTCGTACACGTAGCTTGATGAAGAAACTCGACACAGCTAAAATGCAAGAATACGCTAACCGTGCTCTGACTGAATGTTCAACAATGGAAGAAGTTCTTGAACTTTCAAAAGAATACGTGAACGTAGACTAA